The following is a genomic window from Butyricimonas faecihominis.
CTTTCTGTTTCTCCTCGACCTGCTCACGCAGTGCATTCAAATGTATCTCTTTCTGCTCTTTATAAAAATCATAATTTCCACCATAAAGCACTATCCCTTTACGTTCCAACTCCAGCATCGTCGACAGCAAATTCAACAATACCCGGTCATGACTCACCACGAGCAGGGTTGCACTTCCCCGACAAATCAAATCATACAATTTCTCTCGACTCCCTCTATCCAAATGATTCGTCGGTTCGTCCAACAAAATTACCCCCGGTGAATGCACTTGAATCCCTGCCAGAAAAACCTTCGTTTTCTCTCCCCCACTCAGTGAAGACATCTTTTGACCAAGTTTCACGTTCAGTAATCCCCAATACTCCAACGCCGAACGACTCCGCTCCTCTATATCCCAGTCATCTCCTAGAATCGTGAAAGACTCTACATCAACACTCCCGCCAAGTATCGCGTGCAATGCTTCTATTTTCCGCTCCACCTGCAACGCCTCAGCCACGGTCCACGAATCGAATTGTCCCATGTGCTGCGGGATATAATAAGGCTTCTCCGAGACAATGATCTCTCCCGATACGGGTTGCAAATCACCCGCAAGCATCCGCAACAGCGTTGACTTCCCCGAACCATTATTCCCGATCAATGCAACCTTACTTCCGTCCGGAACCCGAAAACTGATATTCTGAAACAAAAGTTCCTTATCTGCATGGCTATACATAACCTGTTTCACTATAATCTCACTCATAAAACTTCAAATAAAAAAAATGAATACCGGATTGACTTATTTCGGGCGGAAACATGTACACGAATCTCTCACAAGTTCTTTTAAAAACTTGTTTTCACGTAACCTGTTCGGAATAACAAATGAATACTTTGGATGGTACACATGATTCCTAAATTAAAAGTCGGCTCACTACAACTTCAAGACAATTGTATGCTGCACATAAAACAATTAATAAAACCCGATGCTCCTATCACGTAGACTTTGGAGACTTTACCGGTTTTACAACCGACTTGTTTATTTAGACATCTTCATTCGTGTAAGTATTAAATTTATAGGGACAAAGATACGCATTTATTCAAATAAAAAAAACAGTCACTCTCGTGGCTGTCTATCTGTCGGGGTGACAGGATTCGAACCTGCGACCCTCTGCTCCCAAAGCAGATGCGCTACCGGACTGCGCTACGCCCCGAAAATGAGCTTCAAAATTGGTGGCGGAGAGAGGGGGATTCGAACCCCCGGTACAGTATCCCGTACGACAGTTTAGCAAACTGTTGGTTTCAGCCACTCACCCATCTCTCCAATTGCGCTGACAAAAGTAGTGCTTTTTATTGTTCTTGCAAGCTTTTGACGTGATTTTTTTCTTTTTTTTCACGTCCAGCCACGAATTTCCCCACTCGATCAACTATTTCTGCGCGGGTGCAGGATATTTCCCCATCTTCTTCCACAATTGATGATGGAATTTCTGCTCGGCCTGAATCATCATCCACACTTTCTTGGCGGACAGAGCCTTGGTCAACTTCTCGATATATTCTTTCTTAATATCTCGTACAGCCTGTTCGGCAGATAACATGATCTCCAAATTCTTCAAAGCTTGTTGTTCCGTCACTTCCGGGACCTCTTTTTTATCTTTCCGGCAGGTTAAATCTCGTATTTTATCATTCTCGACACGAATTTTCTGCTGCATCTCGTTATATAAAGGCCAGAACTTAGTGGCCTCTTCCGGGGTCAAATCCATCTCTTGAGTAAAAAAGGCTACTTTTTGAGCCTCGAACTCTTTCCGTTTGTCTTCACTCAATTTCCCGCTTTGGGCAAATAAAGAAAAACCAAACCCCACCATCAATATAATCAAACTTATCTTTTTCATATATTTTGCTTGTACATTCAATTCTACCTACGCTCCGCGTATAAAAACTCAATCGGATCAGTCTCTTGTGACAGATACTCGATGATCTCTTCACGAGATGGATTAAAATCCGCATCGAAAATATTCTCATCCTCTGCTTGTGCCGTCACGTTCGCCTGCTCTCCATTCTTTAACAGTATCCGATTTTCATCCACCAGATTAGGAACCAGCAACTGTACGACGATCATTGCGAAAGCGAATAATCCCGCTAAACCGAGATAAGGTTTTAACGTCTGAAACAAACTCGTTTCCCGTGTCTTCCCTTCCTCATCCTTTATCCGGTCCATCACCCGATCGCCCAACGTGTCAAAATAACGATCAGGCACCGAGAACGGGTTCTTTGATTTATATTTCTCATCCAAATTATCCATAACCTTCCATTTTCTATTATCCAATAACTATTCGAACGAGGGTAAAGTATCCGAAATCTTCAAACTTTCCTCTATTTTCTTTACCGCATTGTGATAAGTTGCCTTCAGCGTTCCCACGGCGACATCCAGTACCTCGGCAATATCCTCATATTTCATGTCATCAAAATACTTCATATTAAATACCAGACGTTGACGCTCCGGCAATTTCAACACGGCTTTCTGCAATTCCCGCTGGATCGAATCCCCACAAAAAAAACTATCACTTTCCAGCTGATTTTCCAGCATGGGAGTAATCTCCTGCGAGTTCCCATAAGTCTTCCGACGCTTTTCACTCAAAAAATTAATCGCCTCATTCGTCGCCACCCGGTACATCCATGTAAACAATTTCGCCTCGTAACGAAACTCCCTCAACCCCTTCCAAATCTTGATAAAGGTATTCTGCAACACATCATCGCTATCTTCATGCCCTATCACGATTTTACGGATATGCCAGTAAAGCCTCTCGCTATACTTTCCTACAAGTAACCGAAAAGCTTTTTCCTCTCCATTTCCGGAATGAAACATTCTTACAATATCTTCATCACTTATCTCGTTCATGCTTTCTAATCATATCATTAAAGCCTACACCCCTATGACAACATTTTATGTCAAAGGTTTATTTACCATCATTTAAAATTTAAATCCGAGAACTTCTTTTTACCCCGCAAGAAATATTCCAACACGATACTCCGGGGATATATTCCCGAAAGACTTATAGAACTTTCAGGAACCGGATAGGCTTTCCTCATCTCCCGGAAAGCCTTGTATGCCCGGATTACCGAACGGGTGTTGGACCATTGACCTTTCAACAGAAAAAGCCCTCCCGCCATCGTGTCCAGCAAAACTCGTGCAAAAAAGATTTTCTTACGCTGTTTAGCACACAGATTCTTATGCAACATCAATAAATTATTCCGGTAATTCAAAAACAACTTTCTCGGATGATTCATCGGCAACGAGCCTCCCCCCAAATGGTAGACGACAGAAGAAGGAACCACCTTTAAAGTATACCCTCCATTTTTCAATCGCCAGCAAAGATCAATCTCTTCCATGTGCGCGAAAAAAGCCTCGTCCAACCCTCCTGCCGCACGGTACACGTCCCGCCGAATACATAGAGAGGCCCCCGTTGCCCAAAAAACATCGACCTCATCATCATACTGCCCATCATCCTGTTCCGTGGTATCCATCACACGCCCGCGGCAAAACGGGAATCCTAAATAATCAATGTATCCCCCAGCTGCTCCGGCGTACTCGAACTTCTTTTTATCCCGGTATGCTAATATCTTCGGTTGCACGGCTGCCACCCTCTCGTCCCGGTCCAACACGGCGACCAACGGTTCCAACCAACCGGGGGCGACCTCCACGTCACTATTTAAAAGAACCACGTATTCCGCCTCGATCATCTCGATTGCCCGATTATATCCCCCGGCGAACCCGAAATTATCCTCGAACAACACCCGTTCCACGTCCGGAAACTCTTGTTCCAGACATATCCAAGAACCATCCGTCGAATGGTTATCCACCACGACAACACGCCCCAAATCAGTATTCGTGTTCTTCACGACCGAAGGTAAAAACTCCCGTAACAACTTCTCCCCGTTCCAATTCAATATAATAACAGCTACCCGTTTCGCCATTCTAATTTTAGATTTATGATTTTAGATACCAGCCACACAAGCCCAACGCTTTTTGATTTCATTCTAAATTTTAAATTCAAAACTTCTTCTTATGTTTCCATCTTTTATGCGACCACAACCAAAACTCCGGCTCTTCTTGTATAAAAGATTCCAACAATCGAGTATGCATTTCCGTCAATTTCCCTTGGGGTAACTCGGACGGGTTGGCACACACATCCACGAACTCGACCTCGTAATACCCACGTTTCACCTTACGCATATGCACCGAAACCACCGGAATATTATACTTCCGGGCAATCCGCTCCGTGCCGAGTAAAACCGGGGTATCTTGATTTAAAAAGCGCGTCCAGAAATTCAAATTACGCCCGTTAGGAGTCTGGTCACCGATAAAACCAGCCAAAAACAAACGATTTTCCGAACGATAACGAGCAATAACCCTTAACGTGTCATCCTTTGCCACGAGTACCGCCCCGAATCTTGAACGGATTTGTTTCATCATGCGATCCGTCACTTTATCACGAATCGGTTTATACAAGGCCAAAAAATCCGCCCCCGTTTCCCACAAACTGTATGAAGACATCCACTCCCAGTTACCATAATGCCCTAACACCCCGATCACGCTCTTTCCCTCGTCAAAATACGACTGGGGTAACTCCGTGTTTTTAAACACGCAACGTTTCCGGATCGAACCCTCGGACATATGCCACAGTTTATATAATTCGATAGATAAATCGGCCAAATGCTTGTAATATTTCCGTTCTATCGCCTTGATCTCCCGCAAGCTTTTCTCCGGGAAAGAATTACATAAATTCGTCCTCACAACCTTACGCCGATAATGAATCACGTAGTAAAGTAACAAATAGTTCAAATCCGCCACCAGATAAAGGACTCGGAACGGAAGGAAACTAATCAACCATACAAAACCATACAGAATATACGAAAACATAAGCATCAATTATAAATGTCAAAGATACGTGCTTTGCAATTGAAATCCAAAAAGAACTTTCTCTCGCTTTTTTTACTCATTATAAATTGGCATTATCAGAATTAATCATTAATTTCGTGAGTTGAATGCGTAAAAATACGAACAGTTATGGAGCAAGAAAACTTACAACAAGCCGAAGAGTTGAATAACAACGAGCCAATTTCTCCGGATACTTTAAATGATGAAACACAAGAAGAGGTTTCAGTTCAGGGTCAACCTACACCGATAGAGAAAGCCCCCGAAAAGGAAGTTCCGGTATGGGATTTCTCCAGTTTTAACACGGACGAGATTATTTCTCACATGAAGTCTTTAATCGACGATTTCCCCGTGCAACGCCTGAAGGTGCTGGATTCCCTACCCCAAGTTTTCGAGGCCCAGTATCAAAAAGAATACGATAAAGCATTAGCCGATTTTACCAAAGACGGGAGTCCGGCTGAGGCATTCGACTATCAGGACAATTCCAAAGAACGCTTTTATAGCGTGTACAGAACCTACCGGGAGAAAAAATCGGAATATTACAAAAAGCTGGAAGGCGAGAAAGAACAGAACTTGAAGGAAAAGCTCCAGATTATCGAGGAATTAAAGGATCTGATTCAACACGAGGAATCACTGAACAAAACATACCAAGATTTCAGAAATTTGCAAGACAGATGGAGAAACACGGGTATGGTTCCGCAAGCTCAAGCAAGTGATTTGCTGGAAACGTATCACCATCACGTGGAGAACTTCTTCAATTATATTAAAATTAACAAGGAGTTGCGGGATCTTGATCTGAAAAAAAATCTAGATGCCAAGAATGCCTTGATTGAACAAGCCAACGCTTTACTCGAAGACAATAACATCGGGAATGCCTTTCGACAACTGCAATCTCTCCATTCGCAATGGAAAGAGATCGGACCAGTTGCCAAAGAAGTTCAAGAAGAAACTTGGAACCGATTCAAAGAAGTGACGGACAAGATCAACAGCGCTTACCACCGTTTCTTTGACAACCTCCGGGAAGAACAGGACAACAACTTGAAAATCAAAGAAGAGATTTGCGTGAAACTGGAAAATTACGCATCTGTTTCCTTCGAAAAACTCTCCGAATGGAACGTGGCCACGGATACCGTTCTTGCCCTGCAAACCGAATGGAAACATGCCGGGACAATTCCGATCAAGGAGCGCAATCGCCTGTATAAACGTTACCGGGCTGCTTGCGATGCTTTCTTCGAGAGGAAACGTCAATACTTCCAAGAAATACAGACCTTGCAGAATAAAAACCTAGCCAAGAAAATAGAACTTTGCGAGAAAGTCGAGGCGTTAAAGGATAGCACGGATTGGGGTACGACCACGAAGAAAATCATCGAGTACCAAAAAGAATGGAAAACAATCGGCCCCGTATCCAAAAAAGTATCCAACAAGATATGGAACCGTTTCCGGTCTGCCTGTGATCATTTCTTCGATCGAAAATCAGCTCAATTCAAACATGTCTCTTCCGATCAGGAAAAGAATCTTGAACTGAAACGAGAACTGATCGAAGAAGTACGCAATTTCAAATTAACCGGTAATAACGATGATGACATCGAGGCATTGAAAGCCTTCCAAACCCGCTGGGCAGAAATCGGATTTGTTCCGATCAAAGAAAAAGAAACCGTTCAAAACGAATTCCGTAAACTAATCAACGATCATTTTGATCAGCTTGACATCGACGAATTCGAGAAAAACATCGAACGATTCAAGTCCAAAATCAACACGTTCGACAACAGTGATGACAAGGACAGCAAGATCATTCAAGAAAGAGAAAAATTAGTCAACAAGATCAAGCAACTGGAAACAGACCTTCACGCTTGGGAAAACAATATTGGATTCTTCTCCAAATCAAGCAATTCCGAGAGTCTGGTCAAAGAATTCTCCAACAAGATCGAGAGCGCTCGCCACAAACTAGCATTAATGCAAGAAAAGCTGAGACTCATCGATGGCATGATTTAAGTTGAGACCATCAAACATAAAAAGAGGCATTTCAAAAGTGCCTCTTTTTATGTTTGTATGATATTTTTTCTTACTTTTGTCGTTAAGTTTCAACATACTTGTTCCATTTGATTGTTATTCATTGAATAACAAAAAGTTCAAGTATTTTCAAACCGTTGGATGTATAATATAGAAATAACTATAAAATATTTATATCGTGTCAACAAAATATGTTTTCGTTACGGGTGGAGTTGCTTCTTCTTTAGGAAAAGGAATTATTGCTTCCTCATTAGCAAAACTGCTTCAATCAAGAGGTTATAAAGTTGCAAACCAGAAATTGGACCCGTATATCAATGTCGATCCCGGAACCTTGAATCCTTATGAACACGGCGAATGTTACGTGACCAATGACGGGGCAGAAACCGATCTGGACTTGGGACACTACGAAAGGTTCACGAATATCCCGACGTCCCAAGCGAACAACATCACGACTGGACGTATCTACCAAAACGTGATCACGAAAGAACGTCGCGGTGATTATCTCGGGAAAACGGTACAAATCATCCCGCATATCACGGATGAAATCAAACGAAATATAAAACTCCTCGGGGCAAAAGGGGATTACGACGTGGTAATCACGGAAATCGGGGGTACGGTAGGAGACATCGAATCCTTACCGTTCATCGAGGCCGTTCGCCAGTTACGCTGGGAGCTGGGCGAAAAATCCGTGTTCATCCATTTGACTTTGGTTCCCTACCTGAGTGCCTCAGGCGAGTTGAAAACCAAACCCACGCAGCACTCGGTTAAAGCCCTTCTCGAAAACGGGGTACAGCCGGACATCATCGTGTTGCGCACCGAACATGAACTGGGCTCTGATCTGAGAAGAAAAGTTGCTCTTTTCTGTAATGTTGACCCGAAAGCCGTTATCCAATCCATAGACGTTGACACTATTTACAAGGTACCGATCAAAATGCGGGAAGAAAAACTGGATGAAATCGTTCTTTCCCAGCTTGGATTGCCTTTAAAACACGAGCCGGATTTGGAATCATGGGAACGTTTCCTGTACAAATTCAAAAACTATAATCGCAAAGTCACCATCGCTCTCGTCGGAAAATACGTGGAGTTACACGATGCCTATAAATCTATCGTGGAATCATTCATCCACGCCGGGGCAGCTAACGATTGTAAAGTAAATATTAAATGGGTACACAGCGCTCACGACATCAACGTGGAAAACGTGTGTGACATATTCAAAGATGTTGACGGTATTCTCGTGGCTCCCGGATTCGGACAACGAGGAATTGAAGGAAAACTTCTTGCTATCGAATACGCCCGTACCAACAATATCCCTTTCCTAGGAATATGCTTGGGTATGCAAATGGCCGTTATCGAATACGCTCGTAACGTGCTTCACTTGGAGGGAGCCGATTCCACGGAAATGGCCCCGAAAACCAAATACCCGGTTATCGACTTGATGGAGTCTCAGAAAGAAGTTACAGACAAAGGGGGAACCATGCGTTTGGGAGCATACAAATGCGTGCTGAAAGAAGGATCTAAAGCTATCGAGGCCTACGGGACAAAAGATATTGAGGAAAGACACCGCCATCGTTATGAATTCAACGGCAAATACACCGAACAATTCGAACAGGCCGGAATGATCACGACAGGAGTTAATCCGGACACGGGATTAACTGAGATCGTGGAAATCCCGACCCATAAATGGTTCGTGGGTACACAGTTCCACCCCGAATACAAGAGTACGGTAACCAACCCGCATCCTCTATTCGTGGCGTTTGTGAAAGCCTGTCTATCATAAAAGTTAAAAGATAAAAACTAAAAGATAACAGTTAAAAATTAAAAACCTAAAATTAAAATATGGATAGAAATACAATAACCGGTTTAGTAGTCATCGCGCTCATACTAATCGGCTACTCTTATTTCATGAGTCCTTCCAAAGAGGAACTGAAAGCCATGCATGTCCGGGACTCCATTGCACGGGTTGAAGCCCAACGGGCCGCTGCATTGGAGAAAGAACGTCAGGCAGATTTTGCAGCACAACAACAAAATACAGAAGCACAGCAAGCCGGAACAGAGGCCATATTCAAACAAGATTCACTGCCGGTAGAACAATACACTCTAGAAAACAACAAAATCAAATTACACATCAACACCAAAGGGGGATGCATTGACTACGTGGACTTGAAAGGATATCGCACACACGACTCTCTCCCGTTGATTCTGTGGAAAGACCACAAGAGTTCCATGGGCCTGAACTTCTACGCCCGGAACAAGCAAATTAACACGGCAGATCTGATTTTCGTTCCCAACACGAGTCAAAAAGAACTGAATGCCGAGGCGGCCGAACAAGTGCTTACGATGCGGGCTTACGTGGACGAAAATAAATACCTCGAATTCGAGTACAAATTAGCCCCGGATTCTTACATGGTTGATTTCAACATCAACACGTACAATCTGAATGACGTTATTGCCTCGAACACGAACTTCCTCACGCTATACTGGGGAGTGGATATGCCTCAACTTGAAAAAAGTAGAGACTTTGAAAGCCGTTATACCGGGGTATACTATAACTTCTCAAACAATGATGTAGAGCATCTTTCCCTGACTGGAGACGAGAAAGTAGACTTGCCTACGAGCGTGAAATGGGTGGCTTACAAACAACAATTCTTTTCCTCCGTACTTATCGCAAAAGAGTCATTCCCGAACGTGTTGGTCTCCACGGCCAACAACACGAACCCGGGCTTTTTGAAAACGGCAGATGCTGAAATTTCATTACCTTACTCCGGGAAAGCCATTGAAAAATACGATATGCGTTTCTTTTTCGGTCCGAACTCCTATCCGGTCCTAAGAGAATACGGCAAAGATATTGAACTTCCCCAGTTGATTAACTTGGGTTGGAAATGGATCGCTTGGTTTAACCGTTACGTCGTAATTCCAATCTTCAACTTCTTGGAATCGCACGTGACCTTGAACTACGGTCTTATCATTTTACTGTTGACCCTGATCATTAAACTTGTTCTTTTCCCGCTGACTTACAAATCGTATATGTCACAGGCCAAGATGCGAGTTTTGAAACCGCAAATTGACGAGATCAACAAGAAAATCCCTGCAGACAAGGCCATGGAGCGCCAGCAAGCCGTCATGAAATTGTACAAAAAGGCAGGAGTGAACCCCATGGGAGGATGTTTACCGATGCTTTTGCAGATGCCGATCTTGATTGCCCTCTTCTACTTCTTCCCCGGAGCCATCGAACTGCGCCAGAAGAGTTTCCTGTGGGCCACCGACTTGGCATCATACGATTCCATCGCCACGCTGCCCTTCACCATTCCGTTCTACGGGAACCATGTCAGCCTGTTCTGTTTGTTAATGACGATCACGAACATCTTGTACATGTGGTACAATAGTAAGAACCAACCGCAGAATGACCAGATGAAAGGAATGCAGACGATGATGTACATCATGCCGATCATGTTCCTGTTCATCTTCAACAGCTATTCATCCGGTTTGAGTTACTACTACTTCATCGCCACGTTGATCACGATTGTTCAGACTTGGGCTATCCGGAAATTCGTAAACGACGAGAAATTGTTGAAACAAATAGAACTCGCCAAAACAAAACCCGTGAAGAAATCCAAATTCCAACAGAAATTGGAAGAAATGCAACGGATGCAGGAACAACGGATGAAACAAATGCCGAAAAAGAAATAAGGTACTACAAATAACATTAACGAGGCTGTCCAAAAAGTCATTTTATTTCAAAAAACTCCTCCGTCACTTCGTGCCACCTCCTCTATAAACAGAGGAGGAGCTGGTGACTCTTCCCGAAGAAAGGGAGCATTTCAACTCTCCCTCTGTTTATAGAGGGAGTACGGCGAAGCCGGGAGGGAGTTTGAAAAATGACTTTTTGGACAGCCTCGTTTTATAGACTCACTAATTCAAAAAACTCCCCAATTGTCGATAAAACGATATGAATTCCTCAAAAGACAAATTTACAGATTCCAATTCGTTCACATCAATATCGTAACTGATCTCTACTCCCCGATCTTCCACCTTATCAATACGCTTTCGAACATAAGGTGGTGTCATGAAATGTGAAGCTCGGGAATCTTCATTCACTCTAAAATAAATTTCCCGACCAGACACAACAGGAGAATAATCCGCAACATCCCAACAAACCTTCCGATCTCCATTTTCTCCATACATTTTCAAGAATTCATAAATAATATCCGCCACCCTTTTCAATTGATCTGCCGACATACAATTCAAACTGGATTCAAACGTGTCAAGACCATATTCAACAAAAAACACTTCCTTACGTGCATCAAAATTTATACTCTTATCAATACTAATCGGATATCTGTTATACCCTTTAATATTGCAATCAAAAGGAGCTTTTTCTCGCTTGATGAATAAACCGACCGTCTTGTAAAGTTCTTCGAGTTGCTCGTACGTCACACCGTAGATTTCACTATTC
Proteins encoded in this region:
- a CDS encoding CTP synthase — its product is MYIVSTKYVFVTGGVASSLGKGIIASSLAKLLQSRGYKVANQKLDPYINVDPGTLNPYEHGECYVTNDGAETDLDLGHYERFTNIPTSQANNITTGRIYQNVITKERRGDYLGKTVQIIPHITDEIKRNIKLLGAKGDYDVVITEIGGTVGDIESLPFIEAVRQLRWELGEKSVFIHLTLVPYLSASGELKTKPTQHSVKALLENGVQPDIIVLRTEHELGSDLRRKVALFCNVDPKAVIQSIDVDTIYKVPIKMREEKLDEIVLSQLGLPLKHEPDLESWERFLYKFKNYNRKVTIALVGKYVELHDAYKSIVESFIHAGAANDCKVNIKWVHSAHDINVENVCDIFKDVDGILVAPGFGQRGIEGKLLAIEYARTNNIPFLGICLGMQMAVIEYARNVLHLEGADSTEMAPKTKYPVIDLMESQKEVTDKGGTMRLGAYKCVLKEGSKAIEAYGTKDIEERHRHRYEFNGKYTEQFEQAGMITTGVNPDTGLTEIVEIPTHKWFVGTQFHPEYKSTVTNPHPLFVAFVKACLS
- a CDS encoding lysophospholipid acyltransferase family protein, whose protein sequence is MFSYILYGFVWLISFLPFRVLYLVADLNYLLLYYVIHYRRKVVRTNLCNSFPEKSLREIKAIERKYYKHLADLSIELYKLWHMSEGSIRKRCVFKNTELPQSYFDEGKSVIGVLGHYGNWEWMSSYSLWETGADFLALYKPIRDKVTDRMMKQIRSRFGAVLVAKDDTLRVIARYRSENRLFLAGFIGDQTPNGRNLNFWTRFLNQDTPVLLGTERIARKYNIPVVSVHMRKVKRGYYEVEFVDVCANPSELPQGKLTEMHTRLLESFIQEEPEFWLWSHKRWKHKKKF
- a CDS encoding DUF349 domain-containing protein, whose protein sequence is MEQENLQQAEELNNNEPISPDTLNDETQEEVSVQGQPTPIEKAPEKEVPVWDFSSFNTDEIISHMKSLIDDFPVQRLKVLDSLPQVFEAQYQKEYDKALADFTKDGSPAEAFDYQDNSKERFYSVYRTYREKKSEYYKKLEGEKEQNLKEKLQIIEELKDLIQHEESLNKTYQDFRNLQDRWRNTGMVPQAQASDLLETYHHHVENFFNYIKINKELRDLDLKKNLDAKNALIEQANALLEDNNIGNAFRQLQSLHSQWKEIGPVAKEVQEETWNRFKEVTDKINSAYHRFFDNLREEQDNNLKIKEEICVKLENYASVSFEKLSEWNVATDTVLALQTEWKHAGTIPIKERNRLYKRYRAACDAFFERKRQYFQEIQTLQNKNLAKKIELCEKVEALKDSTDWGTTTKKIIEYQKEWKTIGPVSKKVSNKIWNRFRSACDHFFDRKSAQFKHVSSDQEKNLELKRELIEEVRNFKLTGNNDDDIEALKAFQTRWAEIGFVPIKEKETVQNEFRKLINDHFDQLDIDEFEKNIERFKSKINTFDNSDDKDSKIIQEREKLVNKIKQLETDLHAWENNIGFFSKSSNSESLVKEFSNKIESARHKLALMQEKLRLIDGMI
- a CDS encoding RNA polymerase sigma factor, translated to MNEISDEDIVRMFHSGNGEEKAFRLLVGKYSERLYWHIRKIVIGHEDSDDVLQNTFIKIWKGLREFRYEAKLFTWMYRVATNEAINFLSEKRRKTYGNSQEITPMLENQLESDSFFCGDSIQRELQKAVLKLPERQRLVFNMKYFDDMKYEDIAEVLDVAVGTLKATYHNAVKKIEESLKISDTLPSFE
- a CDS encoding glycosyltransferase family 2 protein, which codes for MAKRVAVIILNWNGEKLLREFLPSVVKNTNTDLGRVVVVDNHSTDGSWICLEQEFPDVERVLFEDNFGFAGGYNRAIEMIEAEYVVLLNSDVEVAPGWLEPLVAVLDRDERVAAVQPKILAYRDKKKFEYAGAAGGYIDYLGFPFCRGRVMDTTEQDDGQYDDEVDVFWATGASLCIRRDVYRAAGGLDEAFFAHMEEIDLCWRLKNGGYTLKVVPSSVVYHLGGGSLPMNHPRKLFLNYRNNLLMLHKNLCAKQRKKIFFARVLLDTMAGGLFLLKGQWSNTRSVIRAYKAFREMRKAYPVPESSISLSGIYPRSIVLEYFLRGKKKFSDLNFK
- the yidC gene encoding membrane protein insertase YidC, with the protein product MDRNTITGLVVIALILIGYSYFMSPSKEELKAMHVRDSIARVEAQRAAALEKERQADFAAQQQNTEAQQAGTEAIFKQDSLPVEQYTLENNKIKLHINTKGGCIDYVDLKGYRTHDSLPLILWKDHKSSMGLNFYARNKQINTADLIFVPNTSQKELNAEAAEQVLTMRAYVDENKYLEFEYKLAPDSYMVDFNINTYNLNDVIASNTNFLTLYWGVDMPQLEKSRDFESRYTGVYYNFSNNDVEHLSLTGDEKVDLPTSVKWVAYKQQFFSSVLIAKESFPNVLVSTANNTNPGFLKTADAEISLPYSGKAIEKYDMRFFFGPNSYPVLREYGKDIELPQLINLGWKWIAWFNRYVVIPIFNFLESHVTLNYGLIILLLTLIIKLVLFPLTYKSYMSQAKMRVLKPQIDEINKKIPADKAMERQQAVMKLYKKAGVNPMGGCLPMLLQMPILIALFYFFPGAIELRQKSFLWATDLASYDSIATLPFTIPFYGNHVSLFCLLMTITNILYMWYNSKNQPQNDQMKGMQTMMYIMPIMFLFIFNSYSSGLSYYYFIATLITIVQTWAIRKFVNDEKLLKQIELAKTKPVKKSKFQQKLEEMQRMQEQRMKQMPKKK